A window of the Brassica napus cultivar Da-Ae chromosome C5, Da-Ae, whole genome shotgun sequence genome harbors these coding sequences:
- the LOC106401635 gene encoding auxilin-related protein 1: MDEFGVLTERYGIKPQGKSAPMAASKRSHSTPNPQTWKSYASSSNKVSGNGSSYNGDDIFFTSSSSTTMNGASSGGFDVFGGMNNKNSKSAHGFHADDLFGAPNSVGNDDVFGSFSSSTKQYAPVDDLLGDMAGFGLESKGLNLNNSARFGKNGFDELIPGFGATSHATRSKTTASNFVDADPFVVLESTMSRAHSSSGMFVDPLDAFAASVSSQGHKPSYNASTKLKPPPKPTQKVNRAKSSVDELDHFAMGTMRRSASASDAASKCREAEETKQFGVDDLDSFFSSGPRSSSVPKSRTATQAPRKPAVNVPKKTANGVSSAKKPPAPANLVDDFSALFGEDPLFKEFEEIPGETEERRKARWDREQRTKSRVAQAVADMNNRDHQSRIEQEQRTRISETADAEIKRWATGKEGNMRALLSSLQIVLWPGCGWEAVSLTDLITSSAVKKVYRKATLYVHPDKVQQKGATLEQKYIAEKVFDILKEAWNKFNKEELS; this comes from the exons ATGGACGAGTTCGGTGTCCTTACGGAGCGTTATGGGATCAAGCCCCAAGGCAAATCTGCTCCAATGGCTGCCTCCAAGCGTTCTCACAGCACTCCCAATCCTCAGACCTGGAAATCGTACGCTTCTTCTTCCAATAAGGTATCTGGTAACGGATCTTCGTATAACGGTGACGACATTTTCTTCACCTCGAGCTCGAGTACTACCATGAACGGCGCGAGTTCTGGTGGATTCGATGTTTTCGGTGGGATGAACAATAAGAATAGCAAGTCAGCGCATGGTTTTCATGCTGATGACTTGTTTGGTGCTCCCAATAGCGTTGGAAATGATGATGTATTTGGATCATTCTCTTCCTCTACGAAGCAATACGCTCCGGTTGATGATCTGCTGGGTGATATGGCTGGATTTGGTCTTGAATCCAAGGGCTTGAACCTGAACAATTCAGCCCGTTTTGGAAAGAATGGTTTTGATGAATTGATACCTGGTTTTGGTGCTACTTCTCACGCCACTAGAAG caaGACTACGGCATCGAACTTTGTTGATGCTGACCCTTTTGTGGTTCTGGAATCAACTATGTCCCGCGCACATTCTTCTTCCGGTATGTTCGTGGATCCACTAGATGCGTTTGCTGCTTCAGTCAGCTCTCAGGGGCACAAACCATCTTATAATGCTTCTACAAAACTCAAGCCTCCTCCTAAACCAACGCAAAAAGTTAACAGAG CTAAGAGTTCAGTAGACGAACTTGACCACTTTGCCATGGGTACCATGCGCCGTAGTGCCTCGGCCTCTGACGCTGCTAGTAAATGTAGAGAAGCTGAGGAGACGAAACAGTTTGGTGTTGATGACCTTGACTCCTTTTTCAGCTCTGGGCCTCGCTCCAGCAGTGTGCCAAAATCACGGACAGCAACTCAA GCACCTCGCAAGCCAGCTGTCAACGTGCCAAAAAAGACGGCTAATGGGGTTTCTAGTGCAAAGAAGCCTCCTGCTCCCGCAAATCTGGTGGATGACTTTTCTGCGCTTTTTGGAG AGGATCCTTTATTTAAAGAATTTGAGGAAATCCCAGGGGAGACCGAAGAACGAAGAAAGGCCAGATGGGATCGTGAACAGAGAACAAAGAGCCGTGTG GCACAAGCTGTAGCTGATATGAACAACCGTGATCATCAATCTCGGATTGAACAAGAACAGAGAACT AGAATTTCTGAGACTGCTGATGCTGAGATAAAGCGTTGGGCAACTGGAAAAGAAGGAAACATGCGTGCCCTGTTATCTTCCTTGCAAATC GTACTCTGGCCTGGATGTGGTTGGGAGGCTGTTTCGCTAACAGATTTGATCACTTCTTCAGCAGTCAAGAAAGTCTATAGAAAGGCAACGCTGTATGTCCATCCCGATAAAGTTCAGCAGAAAGGAGCCACCCTTGAACAGAAGTATATTGCCGAAAAGGTTTTCGACATTTTGAAG GAAGCTTGGAACAAGTTCAACAAAGAGGAGCTCTCGTAA
- the LOC106398668 gene encoding uncharacterized protein LOC106398668, with the protein MDHFSLNSPGFVNLLTSQSSQTIEVESSEVPRFSSQSSESPKPVERRKWTQKEDIVLISAWLNTSKDLIVSNEQKEVAFWKRIGEYFNSSPQLSGFSPREASHCKQRWGRVNEFDQKWRSNCVCKDGAKDKRKEPAEMVPDLEEVMPHGVKACKAAKHKKHGKEAVYDQLQSMLAVKQKISKQKLLDRLLAKKDTLSDIEVSLKTN; encoded by the exons ATGGATCATTTTTCCCTAAACTCTCCCGGGTTTGTTAACCTGTTAACTTCCCAGAGCAGTCAAACAATAGAAGTAGAGTCTTCTGAGGTTCCTAGGTTTAGTAGCCAGAGCTCTGAATCTCCCAAACCAGTGGAAAGGAGAAAGTGGACACAAAAAGAAGACATTGTGCTCATcagtgcttggttgaacacCAGCAAGGATCTCATAGTGAGTAATGAGCAGAAGGAAGTTGCGTTTTGGAAGAGAATAGGGGAGTATTTCAATTCAAGCCCTCAGCTCAGTGGCTTCTCTCCAAGAGAGGCAAGTCactgtaagcagaggtggggaagAGTGAATGA GTTTGATCAAAAATGGAGATCAAACTGTGTTTGCAAAGATGGTGCAAAGGACAAAAGGAAGGAACCTGCGGAGATGGTGCCTGACTTGGAAGAGGTTATGCCTCATGGTGTTAAGGCTTGCAAAGCAGCGAAACACAAGAAGCATGGGAAAGAAGCAGTCTATGATCAATTACAGAGCATGCTAGCTGTGAAACAGAAGATATCCAAACAGAAACTCCTTGATCGTCTCCTTGCCAAAAAAGATACACTATCTGATATAGAAGTGTCACTGAAAACAAACTAG
- the LOC106400555 gene encoding NAD kinase 2, chloroplastic, with the protein MLLCFCPCHTPHFLMSRLSPATGISPRLHCSVDRGSTDGRFRFGFRRNEVPFKRRLRFVIKAELSEAFSPDLGLDSQAVKSRDTSNLPWIGPVPGDIAEVEAYCRIFRSAERLHGALMETLCNPVTGECRVPYDFSPEEKPLLEDKIVSVLGCILSLLNKGRKEILSGRSSSMNSFSLDDVGVAEDTLPPLAVFRGEMKRCCESLHIALENYLTPDDERSGIVWRKLQKLKNVCYDAGFPRSDSYPCQTLFANWDPIYSSNMKEDTDSYESEIAFWRGGQVTQEGLKWLLEKGFKTIVDLRAENVKDTFYQAALDDAISTGKITLVKIPIEVRMAPLAQQVELFASVVSDSSKRPIYVHSKEGVWRTSAMVSRWKQYITRPKEIPVSKESKRQEVSETKVRLNVDKEVPDQQTDRVSEINEIDSSSTSNQSQESGSNEGDTPEFNMVSDPLKAQVPTGNIFSRKEMSKFLRNKGIAPAGYLSNQSKKLGIVPSPQISYTGVTSGYQIADSVRGLAETGNSNGTLLPASSQILDVANGKFSNGNVHASDNTNTSVSDNGGNGFSAGPIVVPPSDNLSRTVVSQTVRDSKRNNNASSSDSSDDEAGAIEGNMCASSTGVVRVQSRKKAEMFLVRTDGISCTREKVTESSLAFTHPSTQQQMLLWKTTPKTVLLLKKLGLELMEEAKEAASFLYHQEKMTVLVEPEVHDVFARIPGFGFVQTFYIQDTSDLHERVDFVACLGGDGVILHASNLFKGAVPPVVSFNLGSLGFLTSHPFEDFRQDLKRVIHGNNTLDGVYITLRMRLRCEIYRKGKAMPGKVFDVLNEIVVDRGSNPYLSKIECYEHDRLITKVQGDGVIVATPTGSTAYSTAAGGSMVHPNVPCMLFTPICPHSLSFRPVILPDSAKLELKIPDDARSNAWVSFDGKRRQQLSRGDSVRIYMSQHPLPTVNKSDQTGDWFRSLIRCLNWNERLDQKAL; encoded by the exons ATGCTCCTATGCTTCTGCCCTTGCCACACACCTCACTTCCTCATGAGTCGGTTATCTCCGGCCACCGGAATCTCTCCCCGCCTCCACTGCTCCGTTGATCGTGGCTCCACGGATGGACGATTCAGATTCGGATTCCGGAGAAACGAGGTTCCGTTTAAACGCCGCTTGAGATTCGTAATCAAGGCGGAGCTCTCTGAGGCCTTTTCTCCCGATTTAGGTTTGGATTCTCAG GCTGTGAAATCTCGCGATACCTCAAACTTGCCTTGGATCGGTCCAGTTCCAGGGGACATTGCTGAGGTTGAAGCATACTGCAGAATCTTTAGATCAGCTGAGCGACTCCATGGAGCTTTGATGGAGACGCTATGCAACCCTGTTACTGGTGAATGTCGAGTACCGTATGATTTCTCACCCGAGGAAAAGCCGTTGTTGGAGGACAAGATAGTATCGGTGCTTGGTTGTATACTATCTCTTTTGAACAAAGGAAGGAAAGAGATTCTCTCTGGGAGGTCATCTTCTATGAACTCGTTTAGTTTGGATGATGTTGGGGTTGCGGAGGACACACTTCCACCGCTTGCCGTTTTCAGGGGTGAAATGAAACGGTGTTGCGAGAGCTTACACATTGCTCTCGAGAATTATCTGACGCCTGATGATGAAAGAAGTGGGATTGTTTGGAGGAAGTTACAGAAGCTTAAGAATGTCTGCTACGACGCAGGTTTTCCTCGCAGCGATAGTTACCCTTGTCAGACGCTATTCGCGAATTGGGACCCTATTTACTCGTCAAATATGAAAGAGGACACTGACTCCTACGAGTCTGAGATTGCTTTTTGGAGGGGAGGACAAGTAACCCAAGAAGGATTGAAGTGGCTACTTGAAAAAGGGTTTAAAACGATTGTTGACCTGAGAGCTGAAAACGTTAAGGATACTTTCTATCAGGCGGCACTTGATGATGCGATCTCAACCGGGAAAATTACATTGGTGAAAATTCCAATTGAAGTCAGGATGGCTCCTTTAGCTCAGCAGGTCGAGCTTTTTGCTTCTGTTGTATCAGACTCCAGCAAAAGGCCGATCTATGTTCACAGTAAAGAAGGTGTTTGGAGAACGTCTGCGATGGTCTCCAGGTGGAAGCAGTACATTACACGTCCGAAAGAAATACCAGTTTCAAAAGAGTCGAAGCGTCAGGAGGTTTCTGAAACTAAGGTGAGACTGAATGTTGATAAGGAAGTGCCTGATCAGCAGACTGATAGAGTCTCTGAAATCAATGAGATTGATAGTAGCTCCACTTCGAATCAGAGCCAAGAATCTGGTAGCAATGAGGGTGATACACCTGAATTTAATATGGTGAGTGATCCTCTTAAAGCTCAAGTTCCAACGGGAAATATCTTTTCAAGAAAAGAAATGTCTAAATTCCTGAGGAACAAAGGTATTGCTCCGGCTGGTTATCTTAGTAATCAGTCCAAAAAACTGGGAATAGTTCCGAGTCCGCAAATCTCATATACGGGAGTTACAAGCGGATACCAGATTGCTGATTCTGTAAGAGGACTTGCCGAGACAGGAAACTCCAATGGAACCCTTCTACCTGCAAGTTCTCAAATTTTAGATGTCGCCAATGGGAAGTTTTCAAATGGAAATGTGCATGCTTCTGATAACACCAATACAAGTGTATCGGATAACGGGGGAAATGGCTTCTCTGCAGGGCCTATTGTTGTGCCCCCAAGTGATAACTTGAGTCGCACTGTAGTTTCCCAAACTGTTCGAGATTCTAAAAGAAACAATAATGCTTCTTCGTCGGATTCCAGTGATGACGAAGCTGGAGCTATTGAGGGAAATATGTGCGCTTCATCCACTGGTGTGGTAAGGGTGCAGTCGAGAAAGAAAGCAGAGATGTTCTTAGTACGAACTGATGGAATCTCTTGTACAAGGGAAAAGGTTACAGAATCCTCGCTAGCCTTCACACATCCGAGTACTCAACAACAAATGCTTCTTTGGAAAACTACCCCAAAAACTGTCTTACTGCTTAAGAAGCTTGGGCTAGAACTCATGGAGGAAGCTAAAGAG GCTGCATCTTTCTTGTATCACCAAGAAAAGATGACTGTTCTTGTTGAACCCGAGGTGCATGATGTATTTGCCAGGATTCCAGGGTTTGGCTTTGTCCAGACCTTTTACATTCAGGACACAAG CGATCTCCATGAAAGGGTTGATTTTGTGGCATGCTTAGGAGGGGATGGGGTGATATTACATGCATCAAATTTGTTCAAAGGAGCTGTCCCTCCCGTTGTATCATTTAACCTGGGGTCCCTTGgatttctcacttcacatcca TTTGAGGATTTCAGGCAAGACCTCAAACGGGTAATTCATGGGAACAACACGCTAGATGGGGTGTATATAACTCTTCGAATGCGTCTTCGTTGTGAAATCTATCGTAAAGGAAAAGCAATGCCTGGCAAAGTGTTTGATGTTCTGAACGAGATTGTTGTTGATCGAGGATCCAACCCATACCTTTCTAAGATTGAATGTTATGAACACGACCGTCTTATCACCAAG GTACAAGGTGATGGAGTTATAGTAGCGACTCCCACAGGAAGTACTGCTTATTCTACAGCAGCTGGAGGTTCCATG GTGCATCCAAACGTCCCTTGCATGTTGTTTACTCCGATCTGCCCACATTCCCTCTCGTTCAGACCAGTCATTCTTCCAGATTCTGCAAAGCTTGAACTGAAG ATTCCAGATGATGCTCGAAGCAATGCATGGGTTTCGTTTGATGGAAAGAGAAGGCAACAACTTTCAAGGGGAGATTCGGTGAGAATATACATGAGCCAACATCCACTCCCGACAGTCAACAAGTCTGATCAGACCGGTGATTGGTTTAGAAGCTTGATCCGTTGCTTAAACTGGAACGAGCGCCTTGATCAAAAGGCTCTTTGA
- the LOC106400556 gene encoding uncharacterized protein LOC106400556, protein MEEQPECPVCLQSYDGESTLPRVLSCGHTACEECLTNIPKKFPDTIRCPACTVLVKFPPQGPSALPKNIDLLRLFPSISNLTPDSTRNSKKSSFEFVARSWPDEFHAAWKDRVLLLDAVSVESQGSTESASSSRLSGCLKEGDGDGDSKVSLLRVGSFQRRDDGCDSVFEFGYVLRMISCLWEMEEEERDELDVIMCVKERGVSKVLGLWGDLKNGVLYLVGEKLSDFSWEEFDDSSCLAVMGMQLCEALLSLNKEGVNAGCLSVSCVKFDEFGNAFVDLIELLETGRNVYGLISEETCRKPVGALEMGLVLKRLVKNGVFMSFEVLFELLKRQNLLITQASSECLVSCSSDVWPVCFLLLMLLGGKQFSEELTESVTGVDAKECEGKIEDLLVLYTGLMEKLSSILESKLSGKFKSMVGILRQCCCLDPQARPVLTDLWKCNRELIMNHRLSSMFALEKKKPKKRKEFCLVLGELCRLVVVGSKEVEEDLTEEGEFDKDFVGRLSVGKIKSKDLRGHQDSITGLAVGDGFLFSSSLDKNIHIWSLKDFSHVHTFKGHQDKVMALIYINGAESVCVSGDGGGGIFVWSTSFPLEEQPLRKWYEPKDWRYSGIHALAYSEDGYVYSGSGDNTVKAWSLQDGKLVCTMTGHKSVVSALVVLNGVLYSGSWDGTVRLWSLSDHSFLTVLGEETQGIVKSILSLAADEGTLVAAYQNGDIQIWRDDTSMKSMQIQSSAILTVALNGKWLFTGGWDKTVNIQELSGDEISLECTHVGSIPGSSVVTSLLYWEGKLFAGFADKSIKVYYSGR, encoded by the exons ATGGAGGAGCAACCGGAGTGTCCGGTCTGTCTACAATCATACGACGGCGAATCCACACTTCCACGCGTGCTCTCCTGCGGGCACACGGCGTGCGAAGAATGTCTAACGAACATCCCCAAGAAGTTCCCTGACACAATCCGATGCCCGGCGTGCACCGTCCTCGTCAAGTTCCCACCTCAGGGCCCATCGGCTCTCCCCAAAAACATCGACCTCCTCAGATTATTCCCTTCGATCTCAAACCTCACGCCGGACTCCACCCGCAACTCGAAAAAATCCTCCTTTGAATTCGTCGCTCGGTCATGGCCCGACGAGTTCCACGCCGCTTGGAAAGATCGGGTTTTGCTTCTCGACGCCGTCTCCGTGGAGAGCCAAGGTAGTACTGAATCTGCTTCGTCCTCGCGTTTGTCTGGATGTCTGAAGGAgggtgatggtgatggtgattcGAAAGTTAGTCTTTTGCGGGTTGGTTCGTTCCAGCGTCGTGATGATGGTTGTGATTCTGTTTTCGAGTTTGGTTATGTCCTGAGGATGATTAGTTGTCTGTGGGAGATGGAAGAGGAGGAAAGAGACGAGCTTGATGTGATCATGTGTGTTAAAGAGAGAGGTGTCTCTAAAGTTTTAGGCTTGTGGGGTGATTTGAAGAATGGGGTTTTGTATTTAGTGGGTGAGAAGCTTTCTGATTTCTCGTGGGAGGAGTTTGATGATTCGTCGTGTTTGGCAGTGATGGGGATGCAATTATGTGAGGCACTTCTCAGTTTGAATAAGGAAGGGGTAAACGCAGGGTGTTTGAGCGTTTCTTGTGTGAAGTTCGACGAATTTGGAAATGCTTTTGTTGATTTGATCGAGTTGCTGGAAACTGGAAGGAACGTGTATGGACTCATATCTGAAGAAACTTGCAGAAAACCAGTTGGTGCTCTGGAGATGGGATTGGTTTTGAAGAGATTAGTGAAGAATGGTGTTTTCATGAGCTTCGAGGTGTTGTTTGAACTGTTGAAAAGGCAGAACTTGTTGATAACACAGGCCAGCTCAGAATGTCTGGTTTCGTGTAGTTCCGATGTCTGGCCTGTTTGTTTTCTTCTCCTCATGCTTCTTGGTGGGAAACAGTTTTCTGAGGAGCTGACTGAAAGTGTAACTGGAGTGGATGCAAAAGAATGCGAAGGGAAAATTGAGGATCTCTTGGTGCTGTACACAGGTCTTATGGAGAAACTAAGTTCTATTCTGGAATCTAAACTTAGTGGGAAGTTTAAATCAATGGTTGGAATTCTCCGCCAGTGTTGCTGTCTTGATCCACAGGCACGTCCAGTTTTAACTGATCTGTGGAAATGCAACAGGGAGCTGATCATGAATCATAGATTAAGTTCTATGTTTGCATTGGaaaagaagaaaccaaagaaaaggaaagagtttTGTTTGGTTCTAGGTGAATTATGCCGCCTGGTAGTAGTGGGATCCAAAGAAGTAGAAGAGGACTTAACAGAGGAGGGAGAGTTTGACAAGGACTTTGTTGGGAGACTCTCAGTaggtaaaataaaatctaaGGACCTGCGGGGACACCAAGACAGTATCACAGGTTTAGCGGTTGGAG ATGGGTTCCTGTTCAGCTCCTCGCTTGATAAAAATATCCATATATGGTCTCTGAAG GACTTCTCCCATGTGCATACATTTAAAGGTCACCAGGATAAAGTAATGGCTTTGATATACATCAACGGAGCAGAATCAGTATGTGTCAGTGGCGATGGTGGAGGAGGTATATTTGTATGGAGCACAAGTTTCCCTCTGGAAGAACAGCCGCTAAGAAAGTGGTACGAGCCAAAAGACTGGCGATATTCTGGCATTCACGCGTTGGCATACTCAGAAGATGGGTATGTGTATAGTGGCAGTGGAGATAACACCGTCAAAGCTTGGTCACTGCAA GATGGAAAGCTTGTTTGCACAATGACTGGTCATAAATCTGTAGTATCAGCGCTTGTTGTGCTAAATGGAGTACTATACAGTGGGAGTTGGGATGGCACTGTTCGGTTGTGGAGTCTAAGTGACCACAGTTTTTTGACGGTGTTGGGGGAAGAGACTCAAGGTATTGTAAAGTCTATTCTGTCTCTTGCTGCAGATGAAGGCACCTTAGTGGCAGCTTATCAAAACGGAGATATACAG ATATGGAGGGATGACACATCGATGAAGTCTATGCAAATACAAAGTAGTGCAATTCTCACCGTTGCCCTGAATGGTAAATGGCTATTCACCGGAGGTTGGGACAAAACTGTCAATATTCAG GAATTATCTGGGGATGAGATATCTCTAGAGTGTACTCACGTGGGATCGATCCCGGGTTCTTCAGTAGTCACATCTTTGTTATATTGGGAAGGCAAGCTCTTTGCAGGGTTTGCGGATAAAAGCATCAAG GTATATTATAGCGGACGTTAA